Proteins found in one Streptomyces sp. NBC_00461 genomic segment:
- a CDS encoding rhamnulokinase: MSAAVKSYAAVDLGASSGRVMVGRVGPDSLELTEAHRFPNRPVRVPEGLRWDILALYGGVLDGLRAAGQVDSVGIDSWAVDYGLLDADGTLLGNPVHYRDSRTDGVAEKVWASVPAEQLYAATGLQYAPFNTLYQLVAARESAQLAHAERLLLIPDLLSYWLTGEQGTELTNASTTQLIDPRTREWSYDLASRLGVDLGLFAPLRRPGDPAGVLRPEVLEETGLRGPVPVTTVGSHDTASAVAAVPADGERFAYICTGTWSLAGLELGAPVLTEESRAANFTNELGLDGTVRYLRNIMGLWLLQECVRAWGDPELGGLLLEAAKVPTLRSVVDAGDAAFLTPGRMPERIGEACRASGQPVPESPAEITRCILDSLALAHRKAVEDAQRLAEHPVDVVHVVGGGTRNALLCQLTADACGLPVVAGPTEAAALGNVLVQSRAHGLVGDLAGMRRLLTRTQPLTRYEPRGETAPWRAAQARIVSE; the protein is encoded by the coding sequence ATGAGCGCGGCCGTGAAGTCGTACGCCGCGGTCGACCTCGGTGCCTCCAGTGGGCGTGTCATGGTCGGCCGCGTCGGCCCCGACAGCCTTGAGCTGACGGAGGCGCACCGTTTCCCCAACCGTCCCGTGCGGGTGCCCGAGGGGCTGCGGTGGGACATCCTCGCGCTGTACGGGGGTGTACTGGACGGGCTGCGGGCGGCGGGGCAGGTGGATTCCGTCGGCATCGACAGCTGGGCCGTGGACTACGGGCTGCTGGACGCGGACGGGACGCTGCTCGGTAATCCCGTGCACTACCGGGACTCCCGGACCGACGGCGTCGCGGAGAAGGTCTGGGCGAGCGTGCCCGCCGAGCAGCTGTATGCGGCGACCGGGTTGCAGTACGCGCCCTTCAACACGCTGTACCAGCTGGTGGCGGCGCGGGAGTCGGCCCAACTGGCCCATGCCGAACGGTTGTTGCTCATCCCTGATCTGCTCTCCTACTGGCTCACGGGCGAGCAGGGCACCGAGCTCACCAATGCCTCGACGACCCAGCTGATCGATCCCCGGACGCGGGAGTGGTCGTACGACCTCGCCTCGCGGCTGGGCGTCGACCTCGGCCTGTTCGCGCCGCTGCGCCGGCCCGGCGATCCGGCGGGCGTGCTGCGGCCGGAGGTGCTGGAGGAGACCGGGCTGCGGGGTCCGGTGCCGGTGACGACGGTCGGTTCGCACGACACGGCGTCCGCGGTGGCCGCCGTTCCGGCCGACGGCGAACGGTTCGCGTACATCTGCACCGGGACCTGGTCGCTGGCCGGTCTTGAGCTGGGCGCGCCCGTGCTGACCGAGGAGAGCCGGGCTGCCAACTTCACCAATGAGCTGGGGCTGGACGGCACGGTCCGGTATCTGCGGAACATCATGGGGTTGTGGCTGCTCCAGGAGTGCGTACGGGCCTGGGGCGACCCGGAGTTGGGCGGGCTGCTGCTGGAGGCGGCCAAGGTGCCGACCCTGCGGTCGGTGGTCGACGCGGGGGACGCGGCGTTCCTGACGCCGGGGCGGATGCCGGAGCGGATCGGCGAGGCGTGCCGTGCCTCGGGGCAGCCGGTACCGGAGTCGCCCGCCGAAATCACGCGCTGCATCCTCGACTCGCTCGCCCTCGCCCACCGCAAGGCCGTCGAGGACGCGCAGCGGCTGGCCGAGCATCCGGTCGACGTCGTGCACGTCGTCGGCGGCGGCACCCGCAACGCCCTGCTGTGCCAGCTGACCGCCGACGCGTGCGGACTGCCCGTGGTGGCCGGTCCGACGGAGGCGGCCGCGCTGGGGAACGTCCTCGTGCAGTCCCGGGCGCACGGGCTCGTCGGCGATCTCGCGGGCATGCGGCGCCTGCTCACTCGCACCCAGCCGCTCACCCGGTACGAGCCGCGCGGCGAGACCGCGCCATGGCGTGCGGCGCAGGCCCGGATCGTCTCGGAATGA